One Robbsia sp. KACC 23696 DNA segment encodes these proteins:
- a CDS encoding tyrosine recombinase XerC: protein MTMLARERQYSAHTLRGYQHELTQLATLAAGRLLSTLSAIDIRGAVSRAHAGGMHPRSIAHRLSVWRGFYKWRALDGDLKTNPVDGIRAPKQARTLPKALSADDAARLMQAVPAPARRHRDGADSDIGADAEDETIASAAPSKPASASAVAASADGQPLPSTEDPVTQARDRAMLELLYSSGLRLAELISLDHHYMERKDYRSISWLDLPQAEVIVTGKGGKRRGVPVGRKAMDALRDWMTIRGQWIKDDSDALFLSARGQRVSPTLVRRVVKAVALRAGIPTNVHPHVLRHSFATHLLQSSGDLRAVQEMLGHASIAATQVYTSLDFQYLAKIYDAAHPRARKKPD from the coding sequence ATGACGATGTTGGCGCGCGAGCGCCAATACTCGGCCCACACGCTGCGCGGCTATCAACACGAACTCACGCAACTCGCCACGCTGGCCGCGGGAAGGCTGTTGAGCACGCTGAGCGCGATCGATATTCGCGGGGCCGTTTCTCGCGCGCATGCGGGCGGGATGCACCCCCGCTCGATCGCCCACCGGCTGTCCGTATGGCGGGGCTTTTATAAATGGCGGGCACTGGACGGCGATCTCAAAACCAATCCGGTGGACGGTATCCGCGCGCCCAAGCAGGCGCGCACATTGCCGAAAGCCTTGTCCGCCGACGATGCCGCGCGCCTGATGCAGGCAGTGCCGGCGCCTGCACGGCGGCACCGTGACGGCGCCGATAGCGACATCGGCGCAGACGCCGAAGACGAAACGATCGCATCCGCCGCCCCGTCGAAGCCCGCCTCTGCCTCCGCCGTGGCGGCATCGGCCGACGGCCAGCCGCTCCCGTCCACGGAAGACCCGGTGACGCAGGCGCGTGACCGGGCCATGCTGGAATTGCTGTATTCGTCGGGATTGCGGCTGGCGGAACTGATCAGCCTCGATCACCACTACATGGAGCGGAAAGACTATCGTTCGATCAGTTGGCTGGATTTGCCGCAGGCGGAAGTGATCGTCACCGGCAAGGGCGGCAAGCGGCGCGGCGTCCCGGTGGGCCGCAAGGCGATGGACGCCCTGCGCGACTGGATGACGATCCGGGGGCAATGGATCAAGGACGATTCCGACGCGTTGTTTCTGTCAGCGCGCGGGCAACGCGTCTCGCCGACGTTGGTGCGACGCGTCGTCAAAGCGGTCGCGCTGCGCGCGGGCATTCCGACGAACGTCCATCCGCACGTGCTGCGGCACTCCTTCGCCACCCACTTGCTACAGTCCAGCGGGGACCTGCGGGCGGTCCAAGAAATGCTCGGCCACGCGAGCATCGCCGCAACGCAGGTGTATACGTCACTTGATTTTCAGTATTTAGCCAAGATATATGACGCCGCACACCCCCGCGCCCGCAAAAAACCAGACTGA
- a CDS encoding DUF484 family protein, translating into MNESDVTDFLLANPQFLERHPDVLARQQLGNPHGGRVVSLAQRQIEIVREKNRQLERRLNELVRYGHENDGYATRLDRLACQLLLANDPHTLPEIVRDGLRSGFDVPSVAVRIWPIFSSKTASGHTAADNGARGTPAAWPTAGAGAGAAPDAGEDGTVTGYSSFHMPTGWSAPVDNTIRAFASGLGKPYCGKNTGFAAAAWLDAIAPSAPSSAPAVPSTNAYLQSIATGSGGLPTDDTPPPSGGDRQTPSVSIVRSIAPPGRSVADGRADADATTTPAEPTLAPGGIASIAMIPLRAPNSDGYVDPDAEAFGLIVLGSADPQRFHSAMATDLLSRIGALAGAALSRVSVR; encoded by the coding sequence ATGAACGAATCCGACGTCACCGATTTCCTGCTGGCCAATCCGCAATTTCTCGAGCGACACCCGGACGTGCTGGCACGCCAGCAATTGGGCAATCCACACGGCGGACGGGTGGTCTCGCTCGCACAGCGTCAGATCGAGATCGTCCGTGAAAAGAACCGGCAGCTGGAACGACGCTTGAACGAGCTGGTCCGCTACGGCCACGAAAACGACGGGTATGCGACGCGGCTGGACCGCCTCGCCTGCCAACTGCTGCTCGCCAACGATCCCCACACCTTGCCGGAGATTGTCCGAGACGGGCTGCGCAGCGGCTTCGACGTGCCGTCGGTCGCCGTGCGGATCTGGCCGATATTTTCGTCCAAGACCGCGTCGGGGCATACCGCGGCCGACAATGGCGCGCGGGGCACGCCGGCCGCATGGCCGACCGCTGGCGCTGGCGCTGGCGCGGCGCCGGATGCCGGCGAAGACGGCACCGTCACGGGCTATAGCAGCTTCCATATGCCCACGGGCTGGTCGGCGCCGGTGGACAACACGATTCGCGCGTTCGCCAGCGGGCTCGGCAAGCCGTATTGCGGCAAGAATACCGGCTTCGCAGCCGCCGCCTGGCTGGATGCGATCGCCCCGAGCGCGCCGTCGTCGGCGCCTGCCGTCCCTTCCACGAACGCCTATCTGCAATCGATCGCCACGGGCAGTGGCGGCCTGCCCACGGACGATACACCGCCCCCCTCCGGCGGCGATCGCCAGACGCCTTCCGTTTCGATCGTGCGCAGTATCGCGCCGCCGGGTAGGTCTGTTGCCGACGGCCGCGCCGACGCGGACGCGACGACGACACCCGCCGAGCCGACGCTGGCCCCGGGCGGTATCGCATCGATTGCGATGATCCCGCTGCGCGCGCCGAATTCGGATGGCTATGTCGATCCGGACGCGGAAGCGTTCGGCTTGATCGTGCTGGGCTCCGCGGACCCGCAACGCTTCCATTCCGCGATGGCCACCGACCTGCTGTCCCGCATCGGCGCCCTTGCAGGCGCCGCGCTCAGCCGTGTCAGCGTCCGCTGA
- the dapF gene encoding diaminopimelate epimerase, with protein sequence MKLPFSKMHGAGNDFVVFDATRAPLSLSGAQIRAISDRHFGVGADQVLFVEQPTIAGVDFRYRIFNSDGGEVEHCGNGARCFYRFVKDHGLTDKDQIRVQVQRGVIALTMRENGDVVVDMGSPERHPAEVPFEIRDLLARPSVHDVLWPLDINGREVEVSVVSMGNPHAVQVVHNVETFPVDIDGPTIESHPRFPARVNAGFMEVVDRQSIRLRVYERGAGETLACGTGACAAVVAGISRGLLDSPVTVHTHGGQLTITWEGPNVQDAHVFMAGPAITVFQGEIDVDAVVSAPHVATPAAPAAVEPAADASSEEATASSER encoded by the coding sequence GTGAAACTGCCTTTCAGCAAGATGCACGGCGCCGGAAACGATTTCGTCGTTTTCGACGCGACCCGCGCCCCCCTCTCTCTCAGCGGTGCACAGATTCGCGCGATCTCGGACCGACATTTCGGCGTGGGCGCGGACCAGGTCCTGTTTGTCGAACAGCCGACCATTGCCGGCGTGGACTTCCGTTATCGCATTTTCAATAGCGACGGCGGCGAAGTGGAACATTGCGGCAACGGCGCCCGTTGTTTCTATCGCTTCGTGAAGGACCACGGGCTGACCGACAAGGACCAGATCCGCGTGCAGGTGCAACGCGGCGTGATCGCGTTGACGATGCGCGAGAATGGCGACGTGGTGGTGGACATGGGCTCGCCGGAACGCCATCCGGCCGAGGTGCCGTTCGAAATTCGTGACTTGCTGGCACGTCCGTCCGTTCATGACGTGCTGTGGCCGCTGGATATCAATGGCCGCGAAGTGGAGGTGTCGGTCGTTTCGATGGGCAATCCGCATGCGGTGCAGGTGGTCCACAATGTCGAAACCTTCCCGGTCGACATAGACGGTCCGACCATCGAGTCGCATCCGCGCTTCCCGGCGCGCGTCAACGCCGGCTTCATGGAAGTCGTCGATCGCCAGTCGATCCGCCTGCGCGTCTACGAGCGCGGCGCGGGCGAAACGCTGGCCTGCGGCACCGGCGCGTGCGCCGCCGTGGTCGCGGGGATTTCCCGCGGTCTGCTGGATAGCCCGGTGACCGTCCATACCCATGGCGGCCAATTGACGATTACCTGGGAAGGCCCGAACGTGCAGGACGCGCATGTCTTCATGGCGGGTCCGGCCATCACCGTTTTCCAGGGCGAGATCGACGTCGACGCCGTCGTCTCCGCGCCGCATGTCGCCACGCCCGCCGCGCCGGCAGCGGTCGAACCCGCCGCCGATGCTTCATCGGAGGAAGCCACCGCCTCCTCCGAGCGCTGA
- a CDS encoding phage tail protein — MSTSVQDIENHYPIPLYRFKVTVGDLGDMAFAAISGLELAFDTIEYRDGTGGWFRMPGQRQTINLTLRRGLFKGDKKLYDWINSITLNRVEKRDISVSLTNETGTEVLVSWNVANAFPTKLSAPGFDATSNEIAVAELSLMADRVTVQVAA, encoded by the coding sequence ATGAGCACAAGCGTACAGGACATCGAAAACCACTATCCGATTCCGTTGTACCGCTTCAAGGTAACGGTGGGGGATCTGGGCGATATGGCCTTCGCGGCCATATCCGGGCTTGAACTGGCCTTCGATACGATCGAATACCGGGATGGAACCGGTGGATGGTTTCGGATGCCGGGGCAGCGGCAGACGATCAATTTGACGCTGCGCCGCGGTCTGTTCAAAGGCGATAAGAAGCTCTATGACTGGATCAATAGCATCACATTGAATCGCGTCGAGAAGCGGGATATTTCGGTCAGCCTGACGAATGAAACCGGCACCGAGGTGCTGGTGTCGTGGAATGTGGCCAATGCCTTCCCGACGAAGCTCAGTGCGCCGGGCTTCGATGCGACGAGCAACGAGATCGCCGTTGCCGAGCTGTCATTGATGGCGGACCGCGTGACGGTACAGGTTGCTGCGTGA
- a CDS encoding phage tail sheath C-terminal domain-containing protein, protein MKNYVTPGVYVEEVKALSLSIASGDSAIPVIAAADDDFAMMEKGDAVLHFEIASWLDVTNRVLTVARADATAKDPIRNPREGVTDAAEPPDPLAGLDTNLGRALKAYFINGGGRAYVCKSGSLTAVVPLLSDVTLLVDAGTSLPATTVTAICTAESGIFGVLDAQKVAFSGSNGSALQASTASEYVATYYPWLKDGDKDVPPSAVMAGIYVKSDTERGVWQAPANIAVQGAQVESYMSDAHHGVLNDLAAPINVIRKERDGPPKVWGARTAKKASPFRYIQVRRLFNSLERDIRRSMKRAVFEPNTSATWETVRSAIDNYLYSIWRQGGLVGAKPEEAYRVLIGRDVTMTAEDIEAGSLVAEVAVAPVRPAEFVVIRFSEKMQG, encoded by the coding sequence ATGAAAAATTATGTGACGCCCGGCGTCTACGTGGAAGAAGTGAAGGCGCTGTCCTTGTCGATAGCGAGCGGCGATTCCGCTATTCCGGTGATTGCTGCAGCGGACGATGATTTCGCAATGATGGAAAAAGGGGACGCAGTCCTGCATTTCGAAATCGCCTCCTGGCTCGACGTCACGAATCGCGTCCTGACTGTGGCGCGCGCCGACGCAACGGCAAAAGATCCGATCAGAAATCCGCGCGAGGGCGTGACCGACGCGGCAGAACCGCCCGATCCATTGGCGGGGCTCGACACGAATCTGGGGCGTGCGCTGAAGGCCTATTTCATCAACGGTGGCGGTCGGGCTTACGTCTGTAAATCGGGTTCGCTCACCGCCGTGGTACCGCTGTTGTCCGATGTGACGCTACTGGTCGACGCAGGGACCAGCCTGCCCGCCACCACGGTCACCGCGATATGTACGGCGGAGAGCGGGATCTTCGGCGTGCTGGACGCACAGAAAGTTGCCTTTTCCGGCAGCAATGGCAGTGCGCTGCAAGCAAGCACGGCATCGGAATACGTTGCCACGTACTATCCCTGGCTGAAGGACGGCGACAAGGATGTTCCCCCCAGCGCGGTGATGGCGGGCATCTACGTAAAGTCCGATACGGAGCGCGGTGTCTGGCAGGCGCCGGCGAATATCGCCGTGCAGGGTGCGCAGGTCGAAAGCTATATGTCCGACGCGCATCACGGTGTGTTGAACGATCTCGCGGCACCGATCAATGTGATCCGTAAGGAGCGGGACGGTCCGCCGAAAGTATGGGGCGCCCGAACGGCAAAAAAAGCATCTCCTTTCCGATATATACAGGTACGCCGCCTGTTCAATAGCTTGGAGCGGGACATCCGCCGATCGATGAAGCGTGCGGTATTCGAGCCGAATACCTCGGCGACGTGGGAGACGGTACGTTCGGCAATCGACAACTATCTCTATTCGATCTGGCGCCAAGGCGGCCTGGTGGGCGCGAAGCCCGAAGAAGCGTACCGCGTGTTGATCGGCAGGGATGTCACGATGACCGCGGAGGACATCGAAGCAGGGAGCTTGGTTGCCGAGGTGGCGGTCGCACCGGTCCGTCCGGCGGAGTTCGTCGTCATCCGCTTTAGCGAGAAGATGCAGGGGTAG
- a CDS encoding phage tail protein, with product MSATPEDIENQYPIPLYRFKVTVEGLGDMAFAAVSGLELAFDTIEYRDGTGGWFRMPGQRQTINMTLRRGLFKGDKKLYEWINSITLNRVEKRDISVSLTNETGTDVLVTWNVANAFPTKLSAPGFDATSNEIAVAELSLMADRLTVQVAA from the coding sequence ATGAGCGCAACACCAGAAGACATCGAAAATCAATATCCCATCCCGCTGTACCGCTTCAAGGTGACGGTCGAGGGCCTCGGCGACATGGCCTTCGCCGCTGTGTCGGGGCTGGAGCTGGCATTCGACACGATCGAATATCGCGACGGCACGGGCGGCTGGTTCCGGATGCCGGGCCAACGGCAGACGATCAATATGACCTTGCGCCGCGGCTTGTTCAAGGGCGACAAGAAGCTCTACGAGTGGATTAACAGCATCACGCTGAATCGGGTCGAGAAGCGGGATATTTCGGTCAGCCTGACGAACGAGACAGGCACCGACGTGTTGGTGACGTGGAATGTGGCGAATGCCTTCCCGACCAAACTCAGCGCGCCGGGCTTCGATGCGACGAGCAACGAGATTGCCGTGGCGGAATTGTCCTTGATGGCGGACCGCCTGACCGTGCAGGTTGCGGCATGA